The following coding sequences lie in one Methanopyrus sp. SNP6 genomic window:
- a CDS encoding radical SAM protein: protein MQEWRPMPGYDPLETAERVREWVCEGSRRKYYRFRETRFYGGCATADAVGCNLNCAYCYVNYPRRHPWDRRWKFYRPVDVVKCLKNMKGDVVRVSGCEPTLCKMHILELIELCGRELPDRKFILETNGTILGNDRSFVRELGNHEHIHVRVCLKGYDPQSFARITNADPSGFDVQLRCLKYLFKEGISFHPAIPGLFRTEEIDKLAGMLSNIGVPPSSLEVEPIRVYDHVRRELRRRGLTVVR from the coding sequence ATGCAAGAGTGGCGCCCCATGCCGGGTTATGACCCTTTAGAGACGGCGGAGCGCGTGCGTGAGTGGGTGTGTGAAGGAAGTCGGCGTAAATACTACCGATTCCGGGAGACTCGCTTCTACGGTGGATGCGCCACCGCAGACGCAGTGGGGTGTAACCTCAACTGCGCTTACTGTTACGTTAATTACCCGCGGAGGCATCCCTGGGACCGGCGTTGGAAGTTCTACCGACCCGTAGACGTCGTGAAGTGTCTGAAGAACATGAAAGGCGATGTCGTGCGCGTTTCCGGCTGCGAACCGACGTTGTGTAAGATGCACATCCTCGAGCTCATCGAGCTATGCGGGCGGGAGCTCCCCGACCGGAAGTTCATCTTGGAGACGAACGGCACGATCCTTGGGAACGACCGTTCGTTTGTGAGGGAGCTAGGGAATCACGAACACATCCATGTGCGCGTGTGTCTGAAGGGGTACGACCCTCAATCGTTCGCGCGAATCACCAACGCGGACCCGAGTGGGTTCGATGTACAGCTCCGGTGCCTCAAATATCTTTTTAAAGAAGGGATATCCTTCCACCCAGCGATCCCCGGTCTGTTCCGAACGGAAGAGATCGACAAGCTGGCCGGAATGCTTTCGAACATAGGAGTCCCACCCTCATCACTCGAGGTGGAGCCGATTAGAGTCTACGACCACGTCCGCAGGGAGTTGAGACGGCGGGGACTTACGGTTGTACGGTGA
- the hemL gene encoding glutamate-1-semialdehyde 2,1-aminomutase yields MGYEDEFPKSLELFKRAEQVMPGGVSSPVRRFDPYPFYVERAEGSRLYTVDGHILIDYCLAFGPLILGHSHPEVVEAVIERVREGFHYGTPALPELELAEKVVELVPNVEKVRLVNTGTEATMSAIRLARAYTGREKVVKFEGCYHGAHDAVLVRAGSGASELGAPDSPGIPESVAENTLVCPFNDVEAFVETVERFDEEIGAVIVEPVLGNAGCVPPDEEFLKVLREYCDGTERLLIFDEVITGFRLGLGGAQEYYGIDADLVCLGKILGGGLPIGAFGGPEEYMSRVAPEGKVYQAGTFNGNPVSATAGLVTLEILERERPYGELSSKAKRLASALEDDLEDRGIEGVVNRVESMFQVYFGIEEVRDYAGVNSADHDAFKRFHMELLERGVWIAASNYEAWFLSIAHTEEDLERTEEAVGESLDRLTG; encoded by the coding sequence TTGGGTTACGAGGACGAGTTCCCCAAGTCTCTCGAACTCTTCAAGCGTGCCGAGCAAGTGATGCCGGGCGGCGTGAGCAGCCCGGTCCGCCGGTTCGACCCGTACCCGTTCTACGTTGAGAGGGCCGAGGGCTCGCGCCTGTACACCGTAGACGGTCACATCCTGATAGATTACTGCCTGGCCTTCGGTCCATTGATACTTGGACACTCACATCCCGAGGTCGTAGAGGCCGTGATCGAGCGAGTGCGGGAGGGTTTCCACTACGGTACACCGGCGCTTCCCGAGCTGGAGCTCGCGGAGAAGGTCGTCGAGCTGGTCCCGAACGTGGAGAAGGTGAGATTGGTGAACACCGGCACCGAGGCGACGATGAGCGCGATACGGCTCGCCCGCGCGTACACGGGCCGCGAGAAGGTGGTGAAATTCGAGGGATGCTACCACGGAGCTCACGACGCTGTGCTCGTCCGAGCGGGATCCGGGGCTTCCGAGCTCGGAGCGCCCGACTCACCGGGCATTCCGGAGTCGGTGGCGGAGAACACCCTTGTCTGCCCGTTCAACGACGTCGAAGCCTTCGTGGAGACCGTGGAGAGGTTCGACGAGGAGATCGGCGCGGTGATCGTGGAACCAGTACTGGGTAATGCCGGCTGCGTACCACCAGATGAGGAGTTCCTGAAAGTACTTCGCGAGTACTGCGACGGGACCGAGCGGCTGCTCATCTTCGATGAAGTGATCACCGGATTCCGACTGGGGTTGGGTGGTGCTCAGGAGTACTACGGTATCGACGCGGACCTCGTCTGCCTGGGTAAGATCCTTGGAGGAGGTCTACCGATAGGGGCCTTCGGAGGCCCGGAGGAATACATGTCGCGCGTCGCACCGGAGGGTAAAGTATACCAGGCCGGCACGTTCAACGGCAACCCGGTGTCGGCCACGGCGGGCCTGGTTACACTCGAGATACTCGAACGCGAACGACCTTACGGCGAACTATCATCTAAAGCGAAACGACTGGCTTCCGCCCTAGAAGACGACCTCGAGGACCGCGGCATCGAAGGGGTCGTGAACCGAGTTGAATCCATGTTCCAGGTGTACTTCGGGATCGAAGAAGTCCGGGATTACGCCGGCGTCAACTCGGCCGATCACGATGCGTTCAAGCGATTCCACATGGAGTTGTTGGAGCGCGGCGTATGGATCGCGGCCTCGAATTACGAGGCTTGGTTCCTATCCATCGCACACACCGAGGAGGACCTGGAACGCACCGAGGAAGCCGTAGGAGAATCACTCGACCGACTCACGGGATGA
- the ribH gene encoding 6,7-dimethyl-8-ribityllumazine synthase: MSTVRLGLVVTEFNREITYAMEELAVQHAKDLGAEVVERVLVPGSFEVPLAVRKLLERDDIDAVVTLGAIIKGDTDHDQAIAQQAFRKIQDLMVEYGKPVALGISGPGMTRMEALERVHYAKRAVEAAVKMVRRLQELEGE; this comes from the coding sequence ATGTCCACGGTGCGGTTAGGTCTCGTCGTAACGGAATTCAACCGGGAGATAACCTACGCGATGGAGGAACTTGCGGTCCAACACGCCAAGGATCTCGGGGCAGAGGTCGTTGAACGCGTCCTCGTTCCTGGGTCCTTCGAGGTACCATTGGCGGTCAGGAAGCTCCTCGAGCGTGACGACATCGACGCCGTCGTAACCCTCGGTGCGATCATCAAGGGTGACACCGACCACGACCAGGCTATCGCGCAACAGGCGTTCAGAAAGATACAGGATCTTATGGTCGAGTACGGTAAGCCCGTGGCGCTAGGTATCTCCGGCCCGGGCATGACCAGGATGGAAGCCCTGGAGCGCGTCCACTACGCTAAGCGCGCCGTAGAAGCCGCCGTCAAGATGGTCCGACGGTTGCAGGAGTTGGAGGGCGAATAG
- a CDS encoding protein-L-isoaspartate O-methyltransferase, whose protein sequence is MAEDDEVFRRARERLVERLKSLGYIRSDRVAEAMLKVPRHEFVPEDLRDRAYVDSPLPIGKGQTISAPHMVALMTELLDPRIGHKVLEVGAGSGYHAAVVAELVKPNGRVITVERIPELADFARNNLKKTGYDRFVKVLVGDGTKGYQPEAPYDRILVTAGAPDVPESLLEQLKPGGKMVIPVGDRHMQELWLVEKTEDGEVRRRRHGGCAFVPLVGEEGFQEPES, encoded by the coding sequence TTGGCTGAAGACGATGAGGTCTTTCGGCGCGCCCGTGAGCGTCTGGTGGAGCGGTTGAAGTCCCTGGGTTATATTAGATCGGATCGCGTGGCCGAAGCTATGCTCAAGGTGCCGCGCCATGAGTTCGTCCCGGAGGACCTCCGAGATCGGGCTTACGTCGACTCGCCCTTGCCCATCGGCAAGGGACAAACCATCTCGGCCCCGCACATGGTGGCGTTGATGACCGAATTGCTCGATCCACGGATTGGGCATAAGGTGCTCGAGGTAGGGGCTGGTTCGGGGTACCACGCCGCCGTGGTAGCCGAACTGGTAAAACCAAATGGTCGTGTGATCACGGTCGAGAGGATCCCGGAACTAGCGGACTTCGCTCGGAATAACCTGAAGAAAACCGGATACGACCGTTTCGTGAAGGTGTTGGTGGGGGACGGAACCAAGGGCTACCAGCCCGAGGCTCCGTACGACCGTATTCTGGTGACGGCAGGCGCTCCGGACGTCCCGGAAAGCCTGCTGGAGCAGCTGAAGCCAGGAGGGAAAATGGTCATTCCGGTAGGAGATCGACACATGCAGGAGTTGTGGTTGGTGGAGAAGACCGAGGACGGAGAAGTCAGGCGTCGTCGGCACGGTGGATGTGCGTTCGTACCACTCGTAGGGGAAGAGGGATTCCAGGAACCCGAATCTTGA
- a CDS encoding ASCH domain-containing protein: MVKVPDRVLSRSEVAQNPHRAVGEYVEAVVVQIKGDQGIQLELGLPFGVFLPAGAIRAALDWPEPVDLELLFIPGEELIVKLEDLDLKNRVARVWIPEFEVERLRVRLGERPPRRVIEIMTREEFFDLITEGLKTAEIRPSDHRSFRYLEPGDTLIFKNFKAGTMRCIETVVRNVEKDLDPKEAAERFYQEAGFESPEECLEGLKEMYDGLPEKVDVAEFEPVREWEE, from the coding sequence ATGGTTAAAGTCCCTGATCGCGTACTGAGCCGCTCCGAGGTCGCTCAGAATCCACACCGGGCCGTAGGAGAGTACGTCGAAGCTGTGGTGGTGCAGATAAAGGGAGATCAGGGTATTCAGCTGGAGCTCGGCCTACCGTTCGGCGTGTTCCTACCGGCCGGAGCGATCCGGGCGGCTTTAGACTGGCCCGAACCGGTGGATTTGGAGCTACTATTCATACCCGGGGAAGAGCTGATCGTCAAACTCGAGGATCTAGATCTTAAGAACAGAGTAGCTCGTGTGTGGATCCCGGAATTCGAGGTGGAACGGCTCCGAGTGAGGCTCGGAGAGAGGCCGCCTCGCCGCGTGATCGAGATCATGACTAGGGAGGAATTCTTCGATCTGATCACCGAGGGTCTGAAAACCGCAGAGATACGGCCGTCCGATCACCGATCGTTCAGGTATCTGGAGCCGGGCGATACGCTCATATTCAAGAACTTCAAGGCCGGAACCATGCGCTGTATCGAAACGGTAGTCAGGAACGTCGAGAAGGACCTGGACCCTAAGGAAGCTGCCGAGAGGTTCTATCAGGAGGCCGGATTCGAGAGCCCCGAGGAATGTCTAGAGGGGCTCAAGGAGATGTATGACGGACTCCCAGAGAAGGTCGATGTAGCCGAGTTCGAGCCGGTGAGGGAGTGGGAAGAATGA
- a CDS encoding MBL fold metallo-hydrolase, producing the protein MNRWTDNTTMFFAGTGGGRFAMITQKRRTGGFRLEFPDFHLHVDPGPGCLLSTRLSRRPTTAVDAVFVSHSHPDHYAEAEVLVEAMTRGGTKRRGIFVGSVSAVEGCSDDSGDYGPVLSAYHRSLPEEVVVLEPGDEVDLPVGTLEAVPTAHGDPTGIGFRLETEDDSIYYTGDTELREDLFEVIEDVTVAIVNVVRPGSDRIRGHLCTRDVIELVSEAPELRKVFITHFGMKMLRVGPGREARRIEHETGVETVAARDGRAYDL; encoded by the coding sequence TTGAACCGGTGGACGGACAACACTACAATGTTCTTCGCTGGTACAGGCGGCGGGCGCTTCGCTATGATCACTCAGAAACGCAGAACCGGAGGTTTCCGTCTTGAGTTCCCGGACTTCCATCTCCACGTGGATCCAGGGCCTGGATGTCTTCTGAGTACCAGACTCTCCCGACGACCCACCACGGCCGTCGACGCCGTGTTCGTCTCCCATTCACATCCCGATCACTACGCCGAAGCCGAGGTACTCGTCGAGGCTATGACGCGCGGCGGGACTAAACGTCGTGGCATCTTCGTAGGCTCCGTTTCCGCAGTGGAAGGGTGTTCCGATGACTCCGGTGACTACGGTCCCGTCCTCAGCGCTTACCACCGAAGCCTACCGGAAGAAGTGGTGGTGCTCGAACCCGGCGATGAGGTAGACCTACCGGTCGGGACCCTCGAAGCGGTACCGACCGCCCATGGGGACCCTACCGGTATCGGGTTCCGTCTCGAAACAGAGGACGACTCCATCTACTACACCGGAGACACGGAGCTTCGTGAAGATCTCTTCGAGGTGATAGAAGACGTGACCGTTGCTATAGTCAACGTCGTAAGGCCGGGATCGGATAGGATCAGAGGACATCTTTGCACCCGCGACGTGATAGAGTTAGTCTCGGAAGCACCCGAACTCCGGAAGGTTTTCATAACACATTTCGGAATGAAGATGCTTAGGGTAGGTCCCGGGCGCGAAGCGAGGCGTATTGAGCACGAGACTGGCGTTGAAACCGTCGCTGCCCGGGATGGACGCGCCTATGATCTGTGA
- a CDS encoding DUF2121 family protein produces MTLVLAYAGTDGALVAGDHRILVARMDEEKMREVEEKLYSGEIRTEEELESFLKDLEVEGGYFEFHDDRKKVWKVNDEVVAGEVGVRSAKGVRRRRVYATPGAHAIVELEGEKVLSKNFGGPALIVEGPKVVKELVIEFVDSELGGKPDLESLRNALDDIFEYVSSNTVLVSSEYDAFEVKGRVDHLARIHLQKAIDEDIERLREYRRRLAEEMLKHIREGYDILKEGVVGEVVEVGTEEEGEGVEDVPPERRIVVRLVEDVDARHMGDVVAGPGEEIVMAVEGDPEKVEPGDTVVVKDGIMKIDGKDLPVVTGYSICRTRR; encoded by the coding sequence TTGACCCTGGTACTGGCTTACGCCGGGACGGACGGTGCTCTCGTGGCCGGGGACCATCGCATCCTAGTCGCTCGTATGGATGAAGAAAAGATGCGGGAAGTGGAGGAAAAACTGTACTCCGGTGAAATAAGAACGGAAGAAGAATTGGAATCGTTCCTGAAAGATCTCGAGGTCGAGGGTGGTTACTTCGAGTTCCATGACGATAGGAAGAAGGTTTGGAAAGTGAACGACGAGGTGGTGGCCGGAGAGGTCGGTGTAAGATCTGCCAAAGGCGTCCGGAGACGCCGTGTTTATGCTACTCCCGGAGCCCACGCCATCGTCGAACTCGAAGGAGAAAAAGTTCTATCCAAAAATTTCGGCGGCCCCGCCCTGATCGTGGAAGGTCCTAAGGTCGTCAAGGAACTGGTGATCGAGTTCGTGGACTCCGAGCTCGGAGGGAAGCCAGACCTAGAATCCCTACGAAACGCACTGGATGATATTTTCGAGTACGTGTCTTCCAACACCGTTCTCGTGAGCTCCGAGTACGACGCGTTCGAGGTAAAGGGCAGGGTGGACCACTTGGCTCGGATTCACCTCCAAAAGGCCATCGACGAGGACATCGAACGACTCCGCGAGTATAGACGACGACTCGCTGAGGAGATGCTCAAGCATATCCGGGAAGGTTACGATATCTTGAAGGAAGGGGTGGTCGGCGAAGTTGTCGAGGTCGGCACCGAGGAGGAGGGTGAGGGTGTGGAGGACGTTCCTCCCGAGCGGCGGATCGTCGTCAGGCTCGTGGAGGACGTCGACGCCAGGCACATGGGAGACGTGGTCGCCGGTCCCGGTGAAGAGATCGTCATGGCCGTCGAAGGTGATCCCGAGAAGGTAGAGCCGGGCGATACGGTGGTGGTGAAAGACGGGATAATGAAGATAGATGGAAAGGACCTGCCCGTAGTAACGGGGTACTCAATCTGCCGAACGAGACGTTGA
- a CDS encoding radical SAM protein, which translates to MNRWDKAREILREAHAEARRELGLPPEPPSGGLECGACVNRCRIPEGKVGYCGVVRNECGEIVREHIGRAYLDPHPTNCVGAWVCPGATSRGYPKYTETLGPERDRYNLAVFYGGCTHHCFFCQNYEHWMERERLSSEDLKRRASDPDVTCVCFFGGDPTPHYDQVIEIGCEWEELRVRVCLETNGSLRPKLMRRIAEICYESGGGFNMDVKAFDPRIYYALSFSDPEYTFKNLEIIGREFAREDPPILRPSTLVVPGYITPEDVEKIAEFLASIDEGIPYRILQHVPQYHSADLGYTPVRVMRECRRAAERHLENVDVCIYRYV; encoded by the coding sequence TTGAACCGTTGGGATAAAGCCCGAGAGATCCTCCGAGAGGCGCACGCTGAAGCGAGGAGGGAGCTTGGACTCCCACCGGAGCCGCCGTCGGGAGGGCTCGAGTGCGGCGCCTGCGTGAACCGGTGTAGGATACCCGAGGGGAAGGTAGGGTACTGCGGTGTCGTTCGAAACGAATGCGGTGAGATAGTCCGCGAGCACATTGGCCGCGCATATCTGGATCCCCATCCTACCAACTGCGTGGGAGCGTGGGTCTGCCCTGGTGCCACCTCTCGCGGGTACCCGAAGTACACGGAAACACTGGGGCCCGAGCGCGATCGATACAACCTAGCCGTATTCTACGGTGGATGTACCCATCACTGCTTCTTCTGCCAGAATTACGAACATTGGATGGAACGTGAGCGGCTGAGTTCCGAAGATTTGAAACGTCGTGCCTCCGATCCGGACGTGACGTGCGTATGTTTTTTCGGTGGTGATCCAACCCCCCATTACGACCAGGTTATAGAGATCGGATGTGAGTGGGAGGAGCTCCGCGTTCGCGTGTGCTTGGAAACGAACGGAAGCTTAAGACCAAAACTCATGCGTAGAATCGCCGAGATCTGCTACGAGTCCGGTGGAGGTTTTAACATGGACGTCAAGGCGTTCGATCCACGGATATACTACGCCTTATCCTTCTCCGACCCCGAGTACACGTTTAAGAATCTCGAGATCATCGGTCGGGAATTCGCGCGAGAAGATCCACCGATCCTCCGTCCGAGTACCTTAGTAGTGCCAGGGTATATTACGCCCGAGGATGTAGAGAAAATTGCGGAGTTTCTGGCTTCCATCGACGAAGGCATACCTTACCGGATTCTCCAGCACGTGCCTCAATACCACTCGGCGGATCTCGGTTACACGCCGGTCCGTGTTATGCGAGAGTGCAGACGCGCCGCCGAGCGTCATCTGGAAAACGTCGACGTTTGTATATACCGATACGTTTGA
- a CDS encoding metal-sulfur cluster assembly factor, whose amino-acid sequence MPSEEEVLKELKSVKDPHTGLDIVSMKLIEEVNADDENIEVIIRPTNPFCPSALMIVEQVKAALQSAFEGVNVDVKLVGHVLTEEEE is encoded by the coding sequence TTGCCCTCAGAAGAGGAAGTGTTAAAGGAGCTCAAGAGTGTGAAAGACCCACACACGGGACTCGACATAGTCTCGATGAAGCTCATCGAGGAGGTGAACGCAGACGATGAGAACATCGAAGTCATCATCCGGCCCACTAACCCGTTCTGTCCCTCCGCACTGATGATCGTGGAACAAGTCAAGGCTGCCCTCCAGTCCGCCTTCGAGGGCGTGAACGTCGACGTGAAGCTGGTCGGACACGTGTTGACGGAGGAAGAAGAATGA
- a CDS encoding DNA topoisomerase codes for MNATLRIRNRPVAESTYTSMRGAEAEVVRVNREEREIHPKPPFETGTMLQAATRRLRLSSERVMQLAQDLFEGGFITYHRTDSTRVSEEGKRVARDYIRANFDPEDYNPRTWEPEAEHVEGAHECIRPTKPADVEEIRTMVREGAIRTTVTLTSHHLRLYDLVFRRFVASQMKSAKVLYQEAVLEVEVEGVPVAELELSGVLEIVDPGFTKVLTEYDLPAYGIRETPELEEGDRLKIGDVEVLERHEEYPYDQSELVEDMRERGLGRPSTYAQIVEKLFRRGYVYEVPQRRWIFPTTRGEAIYEYLSANYERFVSEETTRDLEERMDAVALGKAEYQEEMEELYLELERVVEMPDPEP; via the coding sequence TTGAATGCGACACTTCGGATCCGGAACAGACCCGTCGCTGAATCGACCTACACTTCGATGAGGGGAGCGGAAGCCGAGGTCGTCCGAGTTAATCGAGAGGAGCGTGAAATACACCCTAAACCACCTTTCGAGACCGGAACCATGCTTCAGGCAGCTACCCGACGACTTCGACTGTCGTCCGAGCGCGTCATGCAGCTGGCTCAGGACCTATTTGAGGGGGGCTTCATCACATACCACCGGACCGACTCTACCAGAGTCTCGGAGGAGGGCAAGCGCGTGGCTCGGGATTACATTCGGGCTAACTTCGACCCCGAGGACTACAATCCGAGGACCTGGGAACCCGAGGCCGAGCACGTCGAAGGCGCCCACGAGTGTATAAGACCAACCAAACCTGCCGACGTCGAGGAGATACGAACTATGGTTCGTGAGGGAGCGATTCGAACCACCGTCACGTTGACTTCCCACCATTTACGCCTTTATGATCTCGTCTTTCGACGTTTCGTAGCTAGCCAGATGAAGTCCGCGAAGGTCCTCTACCAGGAGGCCGTACTGGAGGTCGAAGTCGAAGGGGTGCCCGTCGCGGAGCTCGAGCTCAGCGGGGTTTTAGAGATCGTCGATCCGGGCTTCACTAAGGTCCTAACGGAATACGACCTGCCGGCGTACGGCATCCGGGAGACCCCAGAACTGGAAGAGGGAGACCGGCTCAAAATAGGAGACGTAGAGGTGTTGGAACGACATGAAGAGTACCCGTACGATCAGTCGGAGTTGGTTGAAGACATGCGAGAGCGGGGGCTTGGCCGTCCTAGCACCTACGCGCAGATAGTTGAGAAGCTGTTTCGACGCGGATACGTGTACGAGGTACCGCAACGGAGGTGGATATTCCCGACAACCCGTGGTGAAGCAATCTACGAATATCTCAGTGCTAATTACGAGCGGTTCGTATCGGAGGAGACGACGAGAGATCTTGAGGAACGCATGGACGCCGTAGCACTCGGTAAGGCCGAGTATCAGGAGGAAATGGAAGAACTCTACCTAGAGCTCGAAAGGGTCGTCGAGATGCCTGACCCGGAACCGTGA
- the dcd gene encoding dCTP deaminase gives MLSDRDIKRALKEGDIVVKPLEEEYLEEALGPASLDLRLGNEFVVFKTLHKPCIDPTVDAGENTERVVIDEDEEFVINPGELVLAVTHEWIEINAPDITGVLHGRSSLGRLGIQAHVEAGYVDPGWRGRLTLELVNFNPMPVKLRPGMRVVQIVFHRLSSPAERTYAESSGKYHGDEKPSPSKMHLDFCRG, from the coding sequence GTGCTTTCGGACCGGGACATCAAGCGGGCTCTGAAAGAGGGCGATATCGTCGTGAAACCACTCGAGGAGGAGTATCTCGAGGAAGCCCTTGGACCGGCCAGTCTGGATCTGCGCTTAGGCAACGAGTTTGTGGTGTTCAAGACGCTCCATAAGCCCTGCATAGACCCAACTGTCGACGCCGGTGAGAACACGGAGCGGGTAGTGATCGATGAAGACGAAGAGTTCGTGATCAATCCAGGCGAGCTCGTGTTGGCCGTCACGCACGAGTGGATCGAGATCAACGCACCGGACATAACCGGAGTCCTTCACGGACGCTCGTCGTTGGGCAGGCTCGGAATACAAGCCCACGTCGAGGCCGGGTACGTGGACCCTGGGTGGCGTGGGCGGCTGACGCTAGAACTGGTTAACTTCAACCCCATGCCAGTCAAGCTGCGTCCCGGCATGAGGGTGGTACAAATAGTGTTCCACAGGCTCTCCAGCCCCGCGGAGCGTACCTATGCGGAGTCCAGTGGTAAATACCACGGGGACGAGAAACCGTCACCCTCTAAGATGCACTTGGACTTCTGTCGCGGATAA
- the hmgA gene encoding hydroxymethylglutaryl-CoA reductase (NADPH), translating to MDEKKIEELVSKVVEGEIKFHEVEKYTDGDSEVATEVRRRALERLTGAELKHLGEYTIDANRAMDKNIENMIGAVQVPVGVAGPLLVHGEYAEGEYYVPLATTEGALVASVNRGCSTITDSGGAHVRIVRDRMTRAPVFKLPSAREALEFCEWVCKHFDEIKEVAESTTRHGELLDIQEFVVGRHVFLRFEFDTKDAMGMNMVTIATEEAVNWIEEKYQDAKCVSISGNVCVDKKPSWLNNVLGRGRTVVAEVEVPRDIVEEKLKTTPEAMAEVNYRKNLVGSAAAGNIGFNAHHANVVAAIFIATGQDEAHAVDGSTGYTTMEVTEDGDLYASVTIPSLNVGTVGGGTGVETQRECLEILGVAGGGDPPGVNAKEFAEVVAAAVLAGELSLVAALAAGHLGKAHRLLGR from the coding sequence GTGGATGAGAAGAAGATCGAGGAGCTCGTGAGCAAGGTAGTGGAAGGTGAGATCAAGTTCCACGAAGTGGAGAAGTATACCGACGGTGATAGTGAGGTAGCCACAGAAGTTCGACGTCGTGCGCTGGAGCGGTTGACCGGCGCGGAGCTCAAGCACCTCGGCGAGTACACTATCGACGCGAACCGTGCGATGGACAAGAACATCGAGAACATGATCGGAGCCGTTCAGGTACCGGTCGGTGTCGCAGGTCCGCTGTTAGTGCACGGGGAGTACGCAGAGGGGGAGTACTACGTACCGCTCGCGACGACTGAGGGGGCGTTAGTGGCCTCCGTCAACCGAGGTTGTTCGACTATCACCGATTCAGGCGGTGCCCACGTGAGGATAGTGAGAGACAGAATGACGCGTGCTCCGGTGTTCAAACTGCCGTCCGCTCGTGAGGCGTTGGAGTTCTGCGAGTGGGTATGTAAGCACTTCGACGAGATCAAAGAGGTGGCCGAGAGTACCACACGTCACGGTGAGCTGCTCGATATTCAGGAATTCGTGGTTGGTAGGCACGTATTCCTCCGGTTCGAGTTCGATACGAAGGACGCGATGGGTATGAACATGGTCACTATCGCCACCGAGGAAGCTGTGAACTGGATCGAGGAGAAGTATCAGGACGCGAAGTGCGTTTCGATAAGCGGGAACGTTTGTGTGGACAAGAAACCCTCGTGGCTCAACAACGTACTGGGCCGAGGTCGAACGGTGGTGGCCGAAGTCGAAGTCCCGCGCGATATAGTCGAGGAGAAGCTTAAGACCACTCCGGAAGCTATGGCCGAGGTCAATTACAGGAAGAACCTGGTGGGTTCCGCGGCCGCCGGTAACATCGGGTTCAACGCGCATCACGCGAACGTTGTGGCCGCTATCTTCATCGCTACAGGCCAGGATGAGGCGCACGCTGTCGATGGGTCAACTGGGTACACCACGATGGAGGTCACGGAGGACGGTGATCTGTACGCCAGTGTGACGATTCCCAGCTTGAACGTAGGGACGGTTGGAGGGGGTACCGGAGTGGAGACGCAGCGCGAGTGTCTGGAAATCCTCGGTGTGGCTGGTGGGGGAGACCCGCCCGGTGTCAACGCTAAAGAGTTCGCCGAAGTGGTCGCCGCCGCGGTCTTAGCGGGTGAGCTGTCACTCGTAGCTGCACTGGCGGCAGGACATCTGGGTAAAGCGCACAGGCTCTTAGGTCGTTAA
- a CDS encoding DUF2103 domain-containing protein produces MTRCRRCGYPVELPLKCLRCGEPSFEVAAFQVYPKDVRYVVAFVNESDVHTIRQSFQGDPDGIMLRNLAERLGELLHSAAPHAATAVCTPPWIVEIVERISGVTVRTVRDDFDDVVRSLQAELRADRRLDRVEEPPERKLGGSHSTIIGGRRGRELVLKVASVPYVKKVIPGRIGAKGSRGGGGVRLKVSRVSGSGNVKLLLSEGAATQEIFVVTTARDEREGKLVAKLLERVIR; encoded by the coding sequence GTGACGAGGTGTCGGCGCTGCGGATACCCCGTCGAATTACCTCTTAAATGTCTCCGTTGCGGGGAACCGTCCTTCGAAGTCGCCGCGTTTCAAGTATACCCGAAGGATGTCAGGTACGTCGTAGCGTTCGTCAACGAGAGCGACGTTCACACAATCCGCCAGTCGTTTCAAGGAGATCCGGACGGGATCATGCTTCGAAACCTTGCAGAGAGACTAGGAGAGCTTCTCCACTCAGCGGCACCACACGCCGCGACGGCTGTCTGCACCCCACCGTGGATAGTCGAAATCGTGGAGCGGATATCCGGAGTAACCGTTCGCACGGTGAGGGACGATTTCGACGATGTTGTAAGGTCTCTGCAGGCCGAGCTTCGAGCCGACCGGCGGCTGGACCGCGTCGAAGAACCACCGGAGCGTAAGCTAGGTGGTAGTCACTCGACGATCATCGGTGGTCGGCGTGGGAGGGAACTCGTACTCAAGGTAGCTTCCGTACCCTACGTCAAGAAAGTGATCCCGGGTCGTATAGGAGCTAAAGGATCGCGTGGAGGTGGGGGAGTTCGACTGAAGGTGTCGCGGGTCAGTGGCAGTGGTAACGTGAAACTACTCCTCTCCGAAGGGGCGGCCACCCAGGAGATTTTCGTGGTGACCACCGCCCGGGACGAGCGAGAAGGTAAGCTCGTGGCCAAGCTACTTGAGCGGGTCATTCGATGA